Sequence from the Janthinobacterium lividum genome:
ATCGTGCCCAGCTTGCCCGCTTCCTTGGCGCGCATGGCGTTTTTCATGTCTTCGGTAATTTGTTCTTTCAAGCTCATGGCAATCCTCGTGTTGGTAAGTGGGGCTCGATGCTCATGTGTGAACCAAGCAGGCGACCACAAAAGCGAAAACCCGCTGCGGCGAACCGGAGCGGGTATGCGACTCATCTGAAGTATCACTCCAGGCGAATCAAAACAAAACCCGTGGCGAACAATGCGCCGAACTACCCGGGTTGGTTCTGACTGAACAGTCTTAGAATAATTTTTTCGGCAGTTGTTGGCTGCGGATGCGTTTGTAATGACGCTTTACAGCAGCTGCCAGCTTGCGCTTGCGCTCAGCTGTTGGCTTTTCGTAGAATTCGCGAGCGCGCAATTCGGTCAGCAGACCCGTTTTTTCGATGGTGCGTTTGAAGCGACGCATTGCGACTTCGAACGGCTCGTTTTCTTTAAGGCGAATAGTGGTCATGTAAAATTCAAACCGTTGAGGTGGTGTATAGGAAGAGATAGATAGTAGCAGCTTTTAATCGGAAAGGGAAGCCCCTCCCCCACTTGCGTGCGGCATGCAGCCTGAGATTGCTGCCCGGCTGTGGTGTAAACCACGCATCCTGGCAGCAGTTTACCTCAAATGGCGCTCTTGCGGCGGCGCGCCATGAAGCCCAGCAGGCCCAGGCCCGCCAGCAGCATGGCGTACGTGCCCGGTTCCGGCACGGCGCTGACGTTCATGCTGACGCCATCGAGGAAGGCCGAGGTATCGTAGGCATTGTTCGGGTTGATACCGGCAAAGCTCAGGGTATGGCTGCCGGCGCCGATGTTGAGCGCGTTCACGTTGAAGCCGGTCCAGCCCGTGCTGGTCACCGCGTACTGGCCCAGCAGGTTGCCATCGAGGCTGACCGTCACGGCCTGGCCCTGATCGTAGCCGGGACGCAGCGCCAGGTTGAAGGCGAACGAGTAGTCGGCGGCGCCCGAGCTGACGAAGCTTTGCGAGATCGATGCCGTATTTTGCAGGAAAGCAAAGGCATTGCCCTCCTGCGCCACGCCATTCCACGCCGTGTAGCTGGCCGACACGCCGGCGCCGCCCGTGAAGCTCCAACCCGGCGCCACATTGCCATAAACGTAGCCGCCACCGACGGAATTGTTTTCAAAGCCACCGTTGCTCAGCACGGGGGTGCTGGCAAAGGCGGCGCTGGTGAGTACGGTTGCTGCGACGGTGGCGATCAGGCGTTTCATGGCGACTCCAGGGCATGGTCAGGGGAATGCCTGACTAATTACCACCAGGCATGAAAAATGTCTAAAAATTAATTTACATGCCAAGTATTCAACATCACTTGATCGAAGTCAAGAACATTGTCACCAATAATCACTTACCGCACCAAAATGACAACTAATTATTACTGCAAGGCAATACCTGCCGCCACGCCGGAAGCCCAGGCCCACTGGAAGTTGTAGCCGCCCAGCCAGCCCGTCACGTCAACCGCTTCGCCGATGAAATACAGGCCCGGCACTTTATTGGCCATCATGGTCTGCTGCGACAGTTCGCGCGTGTCGATGCCGCCGCGCGTCACTTCCGCCTTGCGGTAGCCTTCGGAACCGTTCGGCACGATGGACCAGGCATTGATGGCCAGCCCCAGCTTGCGCAACTGCGCGTCGGGCATGTCGGCGATGCGCGCGTCCGGCGCCAGGCCGTTGACGGCCAGCAAACAGTCGGCCAGGCGCTGCGGCAGCCATTGCGCGACGATATTGCCCAGCTGCTTCTTCAGGGTCCCCTTGCCTTCGATCAAGGTCTGCGCCACGTCCACTTCCGGCAACAGGTTGATGACGATGGGTTCGCCCGGCAGCCAGTAGCTGGAAATCTGCAGGATCGCCGGGCCCGACAGGCCGCGGTGGGTGAACAGCAAATCTTCGCGGAAACGCGCGCCCGTAGCCTTGCGGCCTTTCAGGCTGCCCGTCTCCACATCCACCTCCAGGGCGATGCCGGACAGTTCCGCGAATGGCGCCCAGCTGGCCGCATCGAACGTCAGCGGCACCAGGGCCGGACGGGGCTCGACCATTGTCAAATCGAATTGCCTGGCGATGCGGTAGGCAAAATCCGTCGCGCCGATCTTCGGGATCGACAGGCCGCCCGTGGCGATGACGATGCTGGCCGTCTCGATGTCGCCGCTATCGGTCTGCAGCACAAAGCTACCGTCATCTTGCTGGACAACATTGTCGATCTTGCACGGCATGCGCCAGTGCACGCCGCCTGCGGCGCATTCGTCCTTGAGCATGTCGATGATCTGCTCGGCCGACTCATTGCAGAATTGCTGGCCCTTGTGCTTCTCGTGGTAGCCGATGCGGTATTTTTTCACCAGCGCGAGGAAATCCTGCGGCGTGTAGCGCGACAGCGCGCTCTTGCAGAAATGCGGGTTTTCCGAGAGGAAATTTTGTGGCGTGGCGTTAATATTGGTGAAATTGCACCGTCCACCACCCGAGATGCGGATCTTTTCGGCCAGCTTGGCCGCGTGATCGATCAGCACCACGCGCTTGCCTTGCTGGGCGGCAACAGCCGCACACATCATGCCGGCCGCGCCCGCGCCGATCACTGCCACATCAAATTGTTTTGCCATAAGAATTCCGGTCACCGCTGATTACAAAGACGCCATTGTAAACTGCGGCGACGCGGCTAGCGCGGCCGTGCTGCAATCTGCCGCGATGCCATCAGGCATTGCTCCACCTGCTCGGCGATCGATGGCGGCACGGGCACCTCACCGCGCAGCACGGCAGCGATCCAGGCGGCCGTGGTGGCCGCATCGCGCTCGGCCGGCAAATGCGGCAACTCTTCCACCTGCAACTGCTTTTCCACCAGCACCGTGCGCTCCACGCCATGGAACCAGTCGATCTGCTGCGCCTTGTTGGCGTTGGCTACCGTCTCGCCTTCCGTACCGCGCATCAGGAAAGCATCGCCGCGTGCAGGATCAGAGGCAGTCAGGAAATACTCACCCAGCATTTCCAGGTATTCCGGATGCGTGTACGACACCAGGCGCAGGGCCGGCCCGGCGAACGGCTGCATGATTTTCACCAGGGTATGCGTGGAATTGCGCACGCCCAGCACGCGCCGCAGGGACAGCATGTGCGCCAGGCGCGGCGCCAGCGCGGCGATGGGCAGGAAGGCGGCTTCCCCGCGCGCCATGGCGGCCTCGGCTTGCGCATGGTCCGGCGAGGCGGGCACGCCCAGCGCGGCCAGCACTTCAGCCGTGGTGATGCGGCCCGGATCGCCGGTCACGCCATGCACGAGCACGGGTGCGCCGGCGCGCGCCAGCAGCAGCGCCAGCAACGCCGTCAGGTTGGCCATCTTGCGGGCGCCGTTGTAGCTGGGAATGATGATCGGGGCAAATTCGCCGGCCGGCGCGGCCAGCGGCGCAAACGATGCTTCGGCAGCGTCGAGGAAGCCGGCGATCTCATCCACGGACTCGCCCTTGATGCGCATGGATAACAAAATGCCGCCCAGTTCCAGGTCCGACACGCGGCCCTCAAGCATGGCGCGGTACAGGGCACGGGCGTCGTCGCGCGTCATGCTGCGCGCACCGTTCTTGCCGCGTCCTATTTCTTTGATGAAACGTGCAGCGGGAAATGGCTCACCGGCCACATCGGTATGGGGGATGGAAACAGTCGTCATGGCGCCAGCTTACACGGATTTTTTCCCTTGCAGAGGGGCTGAGAGACGCCATAGGCGCCAATGCAACAGTCTTTCACGCTATTTTTGGGACGAATTTGGATGAATTTACATCACGACTGCATCCAAACGCGCCACCGCTGCGTATATGACTGCACAGGGGGACTCATCATGGAACACGCAAGCAAAAGGGAAAGCGCCTTCGTCGGCATCGAGACGAGCAAGCTGCAGCTGAAAGCCGTGCTGCTCTCGGGCGGCGAAATGCTGTGCAAGGTGCTGGAAAACGACGTGGCCGGCTACCGCTGGCTGCGCAGCTGGCTGCAAAGGAACGACGTGCCCGTCATCGGCTTGCGCGTCTGCATGCGCCTCGATATGCCGTACAGCGAGGCGCCGGCCCGCATGCTGGCAGACATGGGCATGCTGGTCTGCGATGCCCAGCCCGCGCAGCTGGAAGAATATATCCACAGCCATGGCTTGCCCGGGGACGCGGCGCACAGCGCCGCGGTGCTGGCCCACTACTGCCAGCACAGGCGCCCCGCGCGCTGGACGCCGCCCTCGCCCGCCTATGTGGAGCTACGGCTGTGGCTGCGCCGCCTGCACGCCATGGAAGGCGTGCGCCGGCAGGAATCGGCGCGCCTCGATGCGCACCTGCAGGCCGGCCAGCATGCGCTGCACGCCCTCGTGCGCCAGCAGGTCGCCTGCCTGGACGCACAGATACGCCAGCACGAAAGCGCCATCCTCGACCATGTGCGGCGCCATCCCGGCCTGCCCCGGCCGCCCGAGCTGGCCGGCAACTACCAGCGCATCGCCCGCTATACCTTTGGCGCCAGCCTGGCCGGCGGCCATTGAGCACACAGGGGGCCGGCGGCGTGCCTGCCCTGCCATAAAAACAACTGAGGCCCTCCCGTTTTGGCGCCATCCCCGCCGCCAGGCCGCATTTCCGCTACACTATTGCCTCTTAAAGAACGCAATAGCGAAAGCCGAGCCAGAATCATGAATACGCCAGACATCGAAAATATCAACGTCACCTCCTTCGCGCCCATGCCGACACCGGCCGAACTGCACGCCAAGCTGCCCCTGTCGGAAAGCGCCTTCGACACCGTCAGCCGCGGCCGCGAAGCGCTGCGCAACATCATCGACCGCAAGGACCAGCGCCTGTTCGTCGTCGTCGGCCCGTGCTCCATCCACGACCCCGTCGCCGGCCTCGATTACGCGCGCCGCCTGAAAGCGCTGCAAGAGGAAGTCAAGGACACGATGCTGCTGGTGATGCGCGTGTATTTCGAAAAACCGCGTACCACCACGGGCTGGAAAGGCTATATCAACGATCCGTACATGGACGACTCGTTCAAGGTCAACGAAGGTATGGAAAAGGCGCGCCAGTTCCTGCTCGACGTGTGCGAACTGGGCCTGCCCACCGCCACCGAAGCGCTGGACCCGATCTCGCCGCAATACCTGGGCGACCTGATCGCCTGGACCGCCATCGGCGCGCGCACCACGGAATCGCAGACGCACCGCGAAATGTCGTCGGGCCTGTCGACCCCGGTCGGCTTCAAGAACGGCACCGATGGCGACATCAGCATCGCCGTCAACGCGATTCTGTCGTCGGCGCACCCGCACTCCTTCCTCGGCATTAACGGCGAAGGCAATGTGGCCATCGTGCGCACGCGCGGCAACGCGTATGGCCACGTGGTGCTGCGCGGCGGCGACGGCCGTCCGAACTACGATTCGGTGTCGATCGCCATCGCCGAACAGGCACTGGCCAAGGCCAAGCTGCCGGCCAACCTGGTGGTCGACTGCTCGCACGCGAACAGCTACAAGAAGCCGGAACTGCAACCGCTGGTGATGGCCGACGTGGTCAACCAGATCCGCCAGGGCAACCGCTCGCTGGTGGGCGTGATGATCGAATCGAACATCGTTGGCGGCAACCAGAAGATCCCGCAAGACCTGTCGCAACTGACCTACGGCTGCTCCGTCACCGACGGCTGCATCGACTGGGACACGACGGCGACCATGCTGCGCGATGCGCATGCGCACCTCGTCAATCGCCCGGCGTAAAATATTACGGCCAACAATGTTGTCGGATTACGGCCCTGTGGGCCTGATCCGACCTACCCGACGGGCGCGTCAATGCGCAGGTCGGCTTAGCGCACAGCGCGTAAGCCGACACCACCAAGAGACATATCAAGCCATCTGCACATGCGGCAGCACGGCGAACGATCCCGCCAGCGCCTGTTCCGCCTTGCTGGCCGGGATATTGAGTTCATTGACATCCAGGTAGATGCGCCCGTCCATGATGCGCACGGCGTACAGGCGCGCCATGCCCTGCACGGGCGCCACCAGGCGGCCCGAATCGAGTTCGATGATCCAGCTGTTCTTCGGCCCCATCAGGTTTTTCTCCATCAGCACCCCATGCGCCAGCGGGCCGCCCAGACAAGGCACCGTGTCGAGCAAGGCATACACCGTATCGTCAGCCGCGCGGAACAGCGCCACGCCCGGCAAATCCTGCCAGGCCAGGCCCCGTTGCACCATGCGCGCGCCCGCCAGCGGCATGTCCTTCAGGCGGCAAATCATTTTCCATTGTTCCGACATCGCTAGCTCCCTTGAG
This genomic interval carries:
- the rpsU gene encoding 30S ribosomal protein S21, with the protein product MTTIRLKENEPFEVAMRRFKRTIEKTGLLTELRAREFYEKPTAERKRKLAAAVKRHYKRIRSQQLPKKLF
- a CDS encoding FxDxF family PEP-CTERM protein; translated protein: MKRLIATVAATVLTSAAFASTPVLSNGGFENNSVGGGYVYGNVAPGWSFTGGAGVSASYTAWNGVAQEGNAFAFLQNTASISQSFVSSGAADYSFAFNLALRPGYDQGQAVTVSLDGNLLGQYAVTSTGWTGFNVNALNIGAGSHTLSFAGINPNNAYDTSAFLDGVSMNVSAVPEPGTYAMLLAGLGLLGFMARRRKSAI
- a CDS encoding NAD(P)/FAD-dependent oxidoreductase, whose amino-acid sequence is MAKQFDVAVIGAGAAGMMCAAVAAQQGKRVVLIDHAAKLAEKIRISGGGRCNFTNINATPQNFLSENPHFCKSALSRYTPQDFLALVKKYRIGYHEKHKGQQFCNESAEQIIDMLKDECAAGGVHWRMPCKIDNVVQQDDGSFVLQTDSGDIETASIVIATGGLSIPKIGATDFAYRIARQFDLTMVEPRPALVPLTFDAASWAPFAELSGIALEVDVETGSLKGRKATGARFREDLLFTHRGLSGPAILQISSYWLPGEPIVINLLPEVDVAQTLIEGKGTLKKQLGNIVAQWLPQRLADCLLAVNGLAPDARIADMPDAQLRKLGLAINAWSIVPNGSEGYRKAEVTRGGIDTRELSQQTMMANKVPGLYFIGEAVDVTGWLGGYNFQWAWASGVAAGIALQ
- the ybiB gene encoding DNA-binding protein YbiB yields the protein MTTVSIPHTDVAGEPFPAARFIKEIGRGKNGARSMTRDDARALYRAMLEGRVSDLELGGILLSMRIKGESVDEIAGFLDAAEASFAPLAAPAGEFAPIIIPSYNGARKMANLTALLALLLARAGAPVLVHGVTGDPGRITTAEVLAALGVPASPDHAQAEAAMARGEAAFLPIAALAPRLAHMLSLRRVLGVRNSTHTLVKIMQPFAGPALRLVSYTHPEYLEMLGEYFLTASDPARGDAFLMRGTEGETVANANKAQQIDWFHGVERTVLVEKQLQVEELPHLPAERDAATTAAWIAAVLRGEVPVPPSIAEQVEQCLMASRQIAARPR
- a CDS encoding 3-deoxy-7-phosphoheptulonate synthase; this encodes MNTPDIENINVTSFAPMPTPAELHAKLPLSESAFDTVSRGREALRNIIDRKDQRLFVVVGPCSIHDPVAGLDYARRLKALQEEVKDTMLLVMRVYFEKPRTTTGWKGYINDPYMDDSFKVNEGMEKARQFLLDVCELGLPTATEALDPISPQYLGDLIAWTAIGARTTESQTHREMSSGLSTPVGFKNGTDGDISIAVNAILSSAHPHSFLGINGEGNVAIVRTRGNAYGHVVLRGGDGRPNYDSVSIAIAEQALAKAKLPANLVVDCSHANSYKKPELQPLVMADVVNQIRQGNRSLVGVMIESNIVGGNQKIPQDLSQLTYGCSVTDGCIDWDTTATMLRDAHAHLVNRPA
- a CDS encoding nitrite reductase (NAD(P)H) small subunit, with product MSEQWKMICRLKDMPLAGARMVQRGLAWQDLPGVALFRAADDTVYALLDTVPCLGGPLAHGVLMEKNLMGPKNSWIIELDSGRLVAPVQGMARLYAVRIMDGRIYLDVNELNIPASKAEQALAGSFAVLPHVQMA